Proteins encoded by one window of Enterococcus saccharolyticus subsp. saccharolyticus:
- a CDS encoding putative polysaccharide biosynthesis protein: MTDNTKQTSSELTNEDKMARGSAWMTIGNIGSRLMGVIYILPWYYWMGEYGDVGNALFNMGYNVYALFIMVSTAGIPAAIAKQVAYHNSRQEYRISQRLFHRSLQAMAILGLVSALIMYFAAPMLSQAAGGGVDLIPSMRSLSVAILVIPVMSVIRGYFQGIQNIAPFAISQLVEQVARVVYMLIATFMIMELGDGDYVAAVTQSTFGAFIGALAGTAILIYYFRKEKIKMDILAEHSKETGEVDTIKLLVSTVKEAIPFIILGAGLTIFKLVDQYTFVHTMSSFTEYSQNQLIALMALFGGNPDKLSMVVIGLATSMAIVGMPLLTESYAKQDYAGMAKLVSNNLQLYAFVMLPATLGMMILAYPLNTMFYKPDQLGANLLIAVCVSGLIQGLFMVTSMMLQGIYENGSAVLFFVIGLAVKLATQSVCIHTLEAYGPIVSTTLGMGVTCYLNLWKIHKKTRFNMSLTWKRTALITVMTAIMVAFAGVTKFGLEMFLNPDSKVQSFLIILIVAGVGVLVYVYIALKLRLADKLLGSGMARFRRKLHIK, from the coding sequence ATGACAGATAATACAAAACAGACTTCATCTGAATTGACAAATGAAGACAAAATGGCGCGTGGTTCTGCTTGGATGACCATTGGCAATATTGGCTCTCGTTTGATGGGCGTTATTTATATTTTGCCTTGGTATTATTGGATGGGTGAGTACGGCGATGTAGGGAATGCTTTATTTAATATGGGGTACAATGTTTATGCCTTGTTCATTATGGTGTCAACAGCAGGAATTCCTGCAGCGATAGCTAAACAGGTCGCATACCACAATTCCAGACAAGAATATCGCATAAGTCAGCGCTTATTCCATCGTTCCTTGCAAGCAATGGCGATTTTAGGATTGGTCAGTGCGTTAATTATGTATTTTGCCGCGCCGATGTTGTCACAAGCTGCGGGTGGTGGTGTTGATTTAATTCCTTCGATGCGTTCGTTAAGTGTCGCAATTTTAGTTATTCCAGTGATGAGTGTCATTCGCGGATACTTCCAAGGGATTCAAAACATTGCGCCGTTTGCGATTTCGCAATTAGTGGAACAAGTGGCACGCGTTGTGTATATGTTGATAGCGACCTTTATGATTATGGAATTAGGGGATGGCGATTATGTTGCGGCTGTCACACAATCAACGTTTGGCGCGTTTATTGGTGCGTTAGCAGGTACAGCTATTTTAATTTATTATTTCCGTAAAGAGAAAATTAAAATGGATATTTTAGCAGAACATAGTAAAGAAACTGGTGAAGTTGATACCATTAAATTATTGGTTTCAACAGTAAAAGAAGCTATTCCGTTTATTATTTTAGGAGCAGGATTAACAATTTTTAAATTAGTTGACCAATATACATTTGTTCACACGATGAGTAGTTTTACGGAATATTCTCAAAATCAATTAATCGCTTTGATGGCTTTATTTGGTGGGAATCCTGACAAATTATCAATGGTAGTCATTGGTCTAGCAACTTCAATGGCGATTGTGGGTATGCCATTGTTAACAGAATCTTATGCCAAACAAGATTATGCGGGAATGGCAAAATTAGTGAGCAATAACTTACAGTTATATGCATTTGTGATGTTACCTGCAACGCTCGGTATGATGATTTTAGCGTATCCCTTAAATACGATGTTTTATAAACCAGATCAATTAGGTGCGAATCTATTGATAGCAGTCTGTGTGTCTGGTTTGATTCAAGGGCTATTTATGGTTACGTCTATGATGTTACAAGGAATCTATGAAAATGGTTCTGCTGTGTTGTTCTTTGTCATTGGTTTAGCTGTTAAACTAGCGACACAATCTGTGTGTATTCACACGTTAGAAGCATATGGACCGATTGTTTCAACCACTCTAGGAATGGGCGTTACCTGTTACTTAAATTTATGGAAAATCCATAAAAAAACCCGTTTCAATATGAGTCTTACGTGGAAACGCACCGCATTGATTACTGTGATGACAGCGATTATGGTGGCATTTGCTGGAGTAACAAAGTTTGGTTTAGAAATGTTCTTAAATCCCGATAGCAAAGTCCAATCCTTCCTGATTATTTTGATTGTTGCAGGTGTGGGTGTGCTAGTCTATGTCTATATTGCCTTGAAACTACGCTTAGCAGATAAATTACTTGGCTCAGGGATGGCTCGTTTTAGAAGAAAATTACACATTAAATAA
- the murE gene encoding UDP-N-acetylmuramyl-tripeptide synthetase has product MYSMTMNELCNLLIKHNLLQENEDTKKWVQLAQETAGPSFTYISYDSRDLKEQTLFFCKGLNFKAELLEAAVRDGVTYYLSEVAYAVDAQGILVTDIRETMAIVAQAFYQQPQDKLYKIGITGTKGKTTAAYFIKKVFDEAFQQKVALFSSEETTLDGKNFYASKLTTPEALDLYRQMALAVESGTTHLVMEVSSQAYKTKRVFHLTFETGIFLNISPDHISPIEHATFEEYFECKRQLLLNSKQMVINHDSDHFDVLEDICQKEQIPYYTFGQKTGTYRIQALENPRCFHLEASEDTLEANGDYQLALFGTFNHDNAAATILTARLAGVSKTIIQNGLPQSHVPGRMNLLEKPNGTYVFIDYAHNYLSIKAIGEFAKELRPNGRVIIVTGSAGDKALSRRPDIGRALSECADVAILTSDDPGFEDAAAITEEIYQAITNPNLPVEIELDRAKAVTKAVEMAQPEDTVILAGKGTEQMMKVRGVQEPYEGDFHITQRLIRENQA; this is encoded by the coding sequence ATGTATTCCATGACAATGAATGAACTATGTAACCTTTTAATCAAACACAATTTACTTCAAGAAAACGAAGATACAAAAAAATGGGTTCAACTGGCACAAGAAACAGCCGGCCCTAGCTTTACGTATATTTCTTATGATTCACGTGATCTAAAAGAGCAGACGCTATTCTTTTGTAAAGGTCTTAATTTTAAAGCCGAACTTTTAGAAGCTGCTGTGCGTGATGGGGTCACCTATTATCTTTCTGAAGTCGCTTATGCAGTCGATGCACAAGGGATTCTGGTCACAGATATTCGCGAAACAATGGCCATTGTTGCCCAAGCATTTTATCAACAACCACAAGATAAACTGTACAAAATCGGAATCACAGGTACAAAAGGAAAAACAACCGCTGCGTATTTCATCAAAAAAGTGTTTGATGAAGCATTCCAACAAAAAGTTGCGCTGTTTTCTTCCGAAGAAACAACATTAGATGGGAAAAATTTTTATGCCTCAAAATTAACCACCCCCGAAGCCTTAGACTTATATCGTCAAATGGCCTTAGCTGTGGAAAGTGGCACGACACATTTAGTAATGGAAGTTTCTTCACAAGCTTATAAAACCAAACGTGTCTTTCATTTAACTTTTGAAACAGGGATATTTTTAAATATCAGTCCCGATCATATCAGTCCCATTGAACATGCTACGTTTGAAGAATATTTCGAATGCAAACGTCAATTGCTGTTGAACAGTAAACAAATGGTGATAAATCATGATAGCGATCATTTTGATGTTTTAGAAGACATTTGCCAAAAAGAACAGATTCCTTATTACACGTTTGGACAAAAAACTGGTACTTACCGTATTCAAGCGTTAGAAAATCCACGCTGTTTCCATTTAGAAGCATCCGAAGATACCTTAGAAGCAAACGGCGATTATCAACTTGCTTTGTTTGGTACCTTTAATCATGACAATGCTGCAGCAACTATTTTAACCGCTCGTTTAGCTGGCGTGTCAAAAACAATCATTCAAAACGGTCTGCCACAAAGTCATGTCCCTGGTCGAATGAACTTATTGGAAAAACCAAATGGAACCTATGTCTTCATCGATTATGCACATAACTATTTAAGCATTAAAGCAATTGGCGAATTCGCCAAAGAATTAAGACCCAATGGACGTGTCATTATCGTGACTGGTAGTGCAGGTGACAAAGCGCTCTCTCGTCGCCCTGATATCGGACGCGCACTAAGCGAATGTGCGGATGTTGCGATTTTAACCAGCGATGATCCAGGATTTGAAGATGCTGCAGCAATTACCGAGGAAATTTATCAAGCCATTACTAATCCGAATTTACCTGTAGAGATTGAATTAGATCGTGCCAAAGCTGTGACAAAAGCTGTTGAAATGGCACAACCCGAAGATACGGTCATTTTAGCTGGTAAAGGAACCGAACAAATGATGAAAGTTCGTGGTGTGCAAGAACCTTACGAGGGAGATTTCCATATTACCCAACGATTAATTCGCGAAAACCAAGCCTAA
- a CDS encoding Ohr family peroxiredoxin, which translates to MSKKLGVSTVINEGGREGVSKSLNGDFEVKTSGTKKEGYTNPEELFAAGFAACFNGALIFPLERDGHGDLPRSVRAEVTLLGDLPDYHTLHLAVHLIGKIEGLSKEETLKYMEETHNICPYSKAVNGNVKVTYEAE; encoded by the coding sequence ATGAGTAAAAAATTAGGCGTTTCAACAGTAATTAACGAAGGCGGTCGTGAAGGCGTAAGTAAGTCGTTAAATGGTGATTTTGAAGTAAAAACATCTGGAACGAAAAAAGAAGGTTATACAAACCCTGAAGAGTTGTTTGCTGCAGGTTTTGCTGCTTGTTTCAACGGCGCACTTATTTTCCCATTAGAACGTGATGGACATGGTGATTTACCTCGTTCCGTTCGTGCCGAAGTAACATTATTAGGTGATTTACCAGATTACCACACATTACATTTAGCAGTCCATCTAATTGGTAAAATCGAAGGTCTTTCAAAAGAAGAAACATTGAAATATATGGAAGAAACACACAACATTTGCCCATATTCTAAAGCCGTTAACGGCAATGTCAAAGTAACATACGAAGCAGAATAA
- a CDS encoding glycerate kinase, with the protein MKVVAMIDSFKGCATSEELNAAVLAGLSDEIWTEKCNIPIADGGEGTMAAIYAEIGGTWQKVSTSDPIGEPIEGSYLLSSLDGQTIAVIESAVFIGIHLHEPSDAVIRQASSYGLGKVIQDALTHRVTKIYFTLGGSATSDGGLGLLQSIGATIDASLGNPLLSVQSLDLTGIQDVFKDVEFIALADVTNPYLGKNGFAQTFAPQKGASEKTVVEMEEHAQIVAKEILHFTNLDLSSISGAGAAGGLGGAVMLLGGKIAPGFLTLQQLLRLEEKLQQADLIFTGEGKIDEQTDQGKVPYGVMKLAQKLEIPVIGLCGSRTVDIGKMTEGTLGVFSIQQGPISLELAMEKERTLTNIQHIAQELSQVFMYKK; encoded by the coding sequence ATGAAAGTCGTAGCGATGATTGATTCATTTAAAGGATGTGCAACATCGGAAGAATTAAATGCTGCTGTTTTAGCAGGTTTGTCCGATGAAATTTGGACAGAAAAATGCAATATTCCGATTGCCGATGGTGGGGAAGGGACAATGGCAGCTATTTATGCAGAAATAGGTGGTACTTGGCAAAAAGTAAGCACATCTGATCCTATAGGAGAGCCAATTGAGGGAAGTTATTTGTTAAGCTCATTGGATGGTCAGACGATTGCTGTGATTGAATCAGCGGTGTTTATTGGCATTCATCTACATGAACCGTCTGATGCTGTAATTCGCCAAGCATCTTCTTATGGTTTAGGTAAAGTCATTCAAGATGCCCTCACGCACCGTGTTACAAAAATTTATTTCACTTTAGGTGGTAGTGCAACATCAGATGGTGGGTTAGGATTGTTACAGTCCATTGGTGCAACTATCGATGCGTCTTTAGGGAATCCTTTATTAAGCGTCCAATCGCTTGATTTAACAGGGATTCAAGATGTGTTTAAAGATGTTGAATTCATTGCATTAGCGGATGTGACGAATCCTTACCTAGGTAAAAATGGCTTTGCACAAACCTTTGCACCACAAAAAGGAGCCTCTGAAAAAACAGTTGTTGAAATGGAAGAACACGCACAAATTGTAGCCAAAGAAATTCTACACTTCACTAATTTGGATTTATCTTCTATTTCTGGTGCTGGAGCTGCTGGTGGTTTGGGTGGAGCGGTTATGCTACTAGGTGGAAAAATAGCACCAGGTTTTTTGACATTGCAGCAACTGTTGCGTTTAGAAGAAAAATTACAGCAAGCAGATTTGATTTTTACAGGTGAAGGGAAAATAGATGAGCAAACAGACCAGGGGAAAGTTCCATATGGTGTGATGAAACTTGCTCAAAAGCTTGAAATACCAGTGATTGGGTTGTGTGGGAGTCGTACGGTAGACATCGGTAAAATGACCGAGGGAACCCTCGGTGTTTTTAGTATTCAACAAGGGCCGATTTCTTTAGAATTAGCGATGGAAAAAGAGCGTACCCTAACAAATATTCAACATATCGCCCAAGAGTTAAGTCAGGTTTTTATGTATAAAAAATGA
- the leuS gene encoding leucine--tRNA ligase: protein MNYNHKEVEKKWQKYWAKNNTFNTHDEEGKPKFYALDMFPYPSGQGLHVGHPEGYTATDILARFKRSQGYNVLHPMGWDAFGLPAEQYALDTGNDPAEFTKKNIETFRRQINSLGFSYDWNREINTTDPEYYKWTQWIFTKLYEKGLAYEAEVAVNWVPELGTVIANEEVIDGKSERGGYDVVRKPMRQWMLKITAYADRLLEDLEELDWPESIKDMQRNWIGRSVGANVTFKVAGTDKDFTVFTTRPDTLFGATYAVLAPELDLVKEITTPEQKAAIDAYIDEASKKSDLNRTDLAKEKTGVFTGAYAINPVNGKEIPIWIADYVLATYGTGAIMAVPAHDERDYEFAKTFNLEIIPVLEGGNVEEAAFTEDGTHINSDFLDGMNKEDAIAKMIAWLEENGVGKQEVSYRLRDWLFSRQRYWGEPIPVIHWEDGTTTTVPESELPLRLPKTDDIRPSGTGESPLANIDEWVNVVDPETGKKGRRETNTMPQWAGSSWYFLRFVDPHNKNELASYEKLERWLPVDIYIGGAEHAVLHLLYARFWHKFLYDLGVVPTKEPFQKLYNQGMILGSNNEKMSKSRGNVVNPDDVVAQYGADTLRMYEMFMGPLDASIAWSENGLEGSRKFLDRVWRLIVDENGKMRDRITTFNDGNLTKVYNQTVKKVTEDFENLHFNTAISQMMVFVNEAYKADALPYEYVEGFVQLLAPIAPHLGEELWSILGNEQDISYVGWPIYDESALVEDEVEIVLQVNGKVRAKVNVPAEASREELEAIAKADATIQEQIAGKTIRKVIAVPGKLVNIVAN from the coding sequence GTGAATTACAATCACAAAGAAGTTGAAAAAAAATGGCAAAAGTATTGGGCAAAAAACAATACATTTAATACGCATGATGAAGAAGGCAAACCAAAGTTTTATGCTTTAGACATGTTTCCTTATCCATCTGGTCAAGGGTTACACGTAGGGCATCCTGAAGGGTATACAGCAACGGATATTTTAGCACGTTTTAAACGTAGCCAAGGTTATAATGTGTTACATCCAATGGGGTGGGATGCGTTTGGTTTACCTGCAGAACAATATGCGTTAGATACAGGAAATGATCCAGCAGAATTTACAAAGAAAAATATTGAAACTTTCCGTCGTCAAATCAATTCTTTAGGTTTTAGTTATGACTGGAATCGTGAAATTAATACCACTGATCCAGAATACTACAAATGGACACAATGGATTTTTACAAAATTGTATGAAAAAGGGTTAGCCTATGAAGCAGAAGTAGCTGTAAACTGGGTACCAGAATTAGGAACAGTTATTGCGAATGAAGAAGTAATTGATGGCAAAAGTGAACGTGGCGGCTACGATGTTGTTCGTAAACCAATGCGTCAATGGATGTTAAAAATTACTGCTTATGCAGATCGTTTATTGGAAGATTTAGAAGAGCTAGATTGGCCAGAAAGCATTAAAGATATGCAACGCAACTGGATTGGTCGTTCAGTAGGTGCGAATGTGACATTTAAAGTCGCTGGGACGGATAAAGATTTCACCGTTTTTACTACACGTCCAGATACCTTATTTGGTGCAACTTATGCAGTATTAGCTCCAGAATTAGACTTAGTGAAGGAAATTACGACACCAGAACAAAAAGCGGCAATTGATGCTTATATTGATGAAGCTTCAAAAAAATCAGATTTAAACCGTACAGATTTAGCCAAAGAAAAAACGGGCGTCTTCACAGGCGCATACGCAATTAACCCAGTCAATGGCAAAGAAATTCCAATTTGGATTGCTGATTATGTGCTAGCAACTTATGGAACGGGCGCAATTATGGCGGTTCCAGCTCATGATGAACGCGACTATGAATTTGCTAAAACATTTAATTTGGAAATTATTCCCGTTCTTGAAGGTGGCAATGTAGAAGAAGCGGCGTTCACAGAAGACGGCACGCACATTAATTCTGATTTCTTAGATGGTATGAACAAAGAAGATGCGATTGCTAAAATGATTGCTTGGTTAGAAGAAAATGGTGTTGGAAAACAAGAAGTGAGCTATCGTCTACGTGATTGGTTATTTTCTCGCCAACGTTATTGGGGTGAACCAATTCCTGTTATTCATTGGGAAGATGGGACAACTACAACTGTTCCTGAATCAGAATTACCATTGCGTTTGCCAAAAACAGATGATATTCGTCCAAGTGGAACAGGTGAGTCACCATTAGCCAATATTGATGAGTGGGTAAATGTCGTTGACCCAGAAACAGGTAAAAAAGGCCGTCGTGAAACGAATACCATGCCACAATGGGCAGGTAGCTCATGGTATTTCTTACGTTTCGTTGATCCACATAATAAAAATGAACTAGCAAGTTATGAAAAATTAGAGCGTTGGTTACCAGTGGATATTTATATCGGTGGTGCCGAACATGCTGTATTGCATTTATTGTATGCACGTTTCTGGCATAAATTCTTGTATGATTTGGGTGTAGTCCCAACTAAAGAACCATTCCAAAAATTATACAATCAAGGAATGATTCTAGGCTCAAACAACGAGAAAATGTCTAAATCACGTGGCAATGTCGTGAATCCAGATGATGTAGTAGCACAATATGGGGCAGACACTTTGCGCATGTATGAAATGTTCATGGGTCCATTGGATGCGTCCATTGCTTGGAGTGAAAATGGATTAGAAGGAAGTCGTAAATTCCTTGATCGTGTATGGCGTTTAATTGTGGATGAAAATGGTAAAATGCGTGACCGTATTACCACATTCAATGATGGTAACTTAACAAAAGTTTACAATCAAACAGTTAAAAAAGTAACTGAAGACTTTGAAAATCTGCATTTCAATACCGCTATTTCTCAAATGATGGTCTTTGTTAATGAAGCGTACAAAGCAGATGCACTTCCTTATGAATATGTTGAAGGGTTTGTTCAATTACTTGCACCAATTGCGCCACACTTGGGCGAAGAATTATGGTCAATCTTAGGAAACGAGCAAGATATTTCATACGTTGGCTGGCCAATTTATGATGAATCAGCGCTTGTGGAAGATGAAGTTGAAATTGTCTTACAAGTGAATGGGAAAGTTCGCGCTAAAGTAAATGTACCAGCTGAAGCTAGTCGTGAAGAGTTAGAAGCAATTGCGAAAGCTGACGCAACTATTCAAGAACAAATTGCCGGAAAAACAATCCGTAAAGTGATTGCAGTACCTGGAAAATTAGTTAATATCGTGGCAAATTAA
- a CDS encoding LysR family transcriptional regulator, producing the protein MNIQQMRYVAAIANNGSFREAAKKLYISQPSLSHAIKELEKELDVQLFERTRQGASLTSEGMDFFQYTQPILAQVELLENRYLANEENEKHFSISSQHYDFLSIMISQLVKDFPDYNDFRIFESTTLNVIKDVEQYRSEFGILLFNDSNQAGLSRLLENGELDYEILTTFQTHIFMREGHPLATKSVIELSDLHDYSQVRFTQETNNYTYFAEDLIDFPGITQVIHTSDRATLTGILQRTDAYGSGSGLVEDPRGQGIVLIPLANSPENKMVMIKKKTRKISAIGEAFLTNLKKYFIDFQETQKNKKK; encoded by the coding sequence GTGAATATCCAACAAATGCGTTATGTCGCAGCAATTGCCAATAATGGTAGTTTTCGCGAAGCCGCTAAAAAATTATATATCTCGCAACCAAGTCTTTCGCACGCAATTAAAGAGTTGGAAAAAGAGTTAGATGTGCAACTATTTGAACGTACGAGACAAGGGGCATCGTTAACTTCTGAAGGAATGGACTTTTTTCAATATACACAACCGATTTTGGCACAAGTTGAATTATTAGAAAATCGTTATTTAGCGAATGAAGAAAATGAGAAACATTTTTCGATTTCTAGTCAGCATTATGATTTTCTATCAATCATGATTAGTCAATTAGTGAAAGATTTTCCCGATTACAATGATTTTCGAATTTTCGAAAGTACCACTTTAAATGTAATTAAAGATGTCGAACAATATCGCAGTGAATTTGGTATTTTATTATTCAATGACTCCAATCAAGCAGGATTAAGTCGTCTATTGGAAAATGGGGAATTGGACTATGAAATTTTAACCACTTTCCAAACACATATCTTTATGCGTGAAGGACATCCTTTAGCGACGAAATCAGTGATTGAATTATCAGATTTACATGATTATTCGCAAGTTCGCTTTACACAAGAAACCAATAATTATACGTACTTTGCAGAAGATTTAATTGATTTTCCGGGGATTACACAAGTGATCCATACAAGTGATCGAGCGACTTTGACAGGGATTTTACAACGAACGGATGCTTATGGATCAGGTTCTGGATTAGTGGAAGATCCGCGCGGTCAAGGGATTGTATTAATTCCTTTAGCCAACTCACCAGAAAACAAAATGGTGATGATTAAAAAGAAAACCAGAAAGATTTCAGCAATTGGGGAAGCCTTTTTGACAAATTTGAAAAAATATTTCATTGATTTTCAAGAAACACAGAAAAATAAAAAGAAATAA